The Coffea arabica cultivar ET-39 chromosome 8e, Coffea Arabica ET-39 HiFi, whole genome shotgun sequence genome window below encodes:
- the LOC113704611 gene encoding uncharacterized protein has product MVSHEYLHYLKNKRQGKDGFMAVKLDMSKAYDRVEWSFLEAIMTKMGFHCKWRNWIMECLRSVSYSFNINGKVKEYVIPRRGIRQGDPLSPYLFVLCSEGFSNLIRKAAANRKLSGMRISRHGPSITHLFFADDSLIFCKANMDQATKLMRVLQVYALGSGQLINLDKSSILFNKNVRPELMHDICQTAGNMQRVSQGKYLGLPMVVSRTKEQIFGFVKTNIQQRILKWKNRFLSIAGKEIMLKSVALAMPTYTMSCFKVPSRLCKEISSLMSNYWWGETNGKNKIWRSLVGARELVEQGTRRKIGNGKNTNIWEDSWIPDTSNGRVTTRRAMDNGLQKVEELICQKRWNRNLVFQNFNREDADKILSIPISLSGREDSQFWIHRVDGNYSVNSGYKVQALNNDDKQKRNQMEGSTMRDTINGKIKVGDPICKGCGEERETIEYTLLNCSEAKQTWKLAPIQWEGMMEQHGSFRRWWISIAEARHRPKGWQHISLSVHILWQIWKDRNEVEFNGKKNQPWRTIQKAQEDWLEFGETDKRETRMSTEETKALHQNNQ; this is encoded by the exons ATGGTCTCTCATGAATATTTGCATTATctaaaaaacaaaagacaagGTAAGGATGGGTTCATGGCAGTGAAGCTAGACATGTCTAAAGCTTACGACCGAGTGGAATGGAGTTTTCTGGAAGCAATCATGACAAAGATGGGATTTCACTGCAAATGGAGAAACTGGATTATGGAGTGCTTAAGATCTGTATCCTACTCTTTTAATATAAATGGGAAGGTCAAAGAATATGTGATCCCCAGAAGAGGAATCAGACAAGGGGACCCTCTATCCCCTTATCTATTTGTACTTTGTTCTGAGGGATTTTCCAACCTGATCAGGAAGGCTGCAGCAAATAGGAAGCTCTCAGGGATGAGGATAAGCAGACATGGACCTAGTATTACACATCTATTCTTTGCAGATGATTCATTGATCTTCTGCAAAGCAAATATGGATCAGGCAACTAAGTTAATGAGGGTGCTACAAGTGTATGCCTTGGGGTCAGGCCAACTGATAAATCTAGACAAGTCTTCCATACTATTCAATAAGAATGTGAGGCCAGAATTGATGCATGATATTTGTCAAACCGCGGGGAACATGCAAAGAGTAAGTCAAGGCAAGTACCTCGGATTACCAATGGTAgtatcaagaacaaaagagcAGATTTTTGGATTTGTCAAGACAAACATACAacagagaattctcaagtggaAAAACAGATTCTTAAGTATAGCAGGAAAGGAAATAATGCTTAAATCAGTAGCTCTAGCTATGCCTACGTACACTATGTCCTGCTTCAAGGTTCCATCTAGATTGTGTAAGGAAATCAGTTCACTAATGTCAAACTACTGGTGGGGAGAGACCAATGGAAAGAATAAA ATATGGAGGAGCCTTGTGGGAGCTAGAGAGCTGGTGGAACAAGGGACCAGAAgaaagattggcaatggaaAAAACACAAATATCTGGGAAGATAGCTGGATCCCGGATACATCAAATGGAAGAGTGACAACCAGGAGAGCTATGGACAATGGACTTCAGAAAGTGGAAGAGCTGATTTGCCAGAAGAGATGGAACAGGAATTTggttttccaaaatttcaacagAGAAGATGCAGACAAGATCCTGAGTATACCAATAAGCTTATCAGGAAGGGAAGATAGCCAGTTTTGGATACATAGGGTAGATGGAAATTACTCAGTCAATTCAGGGTATAAGGTGCAGGCTCTTAACAATGATGACAAGCAAAAAAGAAACCAGATGGAAGGCTCTACAA TGAGAGACACCATCAATGGCAAAATCAAAGTTGGGGATCCCATTTGCAAGGGATGTGGAGAGGAAAGGGAGACGATTGAATATACACTTTTGAACTGCAGTGAAGCAAAACAGACATGGAAGTTAGCCCCAATCCAATGGGAAGGAATGATGGAACAGCATGGAAGTTTTAGAAGATGGTGGATATCAATTGCAGAAGCCAGACACAGACCAAAAGGATGGCAACATATTTCTTTATCTGTCCATATTCTCTGGCAGATATGGAAAGATAGGAATGAGGTGGAATTCAATGGAAAGAAAAACCAGCCATGGAGGACAATACAGAAGGCACAGGAGGATTGGTTAGAATTTGGGGAGACAGATAAAAGGGAAACTAGGATGAGCACAGAGGAAACAAAAGCACTACATCAAAACAATCAGTAG